One segment of Anaerolineae bacterium DNA contains the following:
- a CDS encoding chemotaxis protein CheD — MRRFYSQRYKKRVIILGPGEYFASKDGEILYTVLGSCIAVCIYDIEKKIGGMNHYLLPGMIHRDEILTSKLGRYGMYAMELLIGEFIKYGTRRENLIAKIFGGGNVLKFRRSDGDITGSNIHFAKKFLELEGIPVQSEDLGGYCGRKILFFTDTAKVLLKQFDVKKNQKIFDKERTYKGMVLHKRRAVPSGSVILF, encoded by the coding sequence GTGCGGCGATTTTACAGCCAAAGGTATAAAAAAAGGGTGATTATTCTCGGCCCAGGAGAATATTTTGCTTCAAAAGATGGAGAAATCCTTTATACGGTTCTTGGGTCATGCATTGCCGTCTGTATTTACGATATTGAAAAAAAAATTGGGGGAATGAATCACTACCTTTTGCCCGGCATGATCCATCGGGATGAAATCCTTACATCAAAATTGGGGCGATATGGCATGTATGCAATGGAGCTTCTCATCGGAGAATTCATTAAATACGGGACAAGGAGAGAGAATCTTATAGCCAAGATATTTGGTGGTGGAAACGTTCTAAAATTCCGAAGAAGTGACGGTGATATAACAGGATCAAATATCCATTTTGCAAAAAAGTTCCTCGAACTGGAGGGAATACCTGTACAAAGTGAAGATTTAGGTGGATATTGCGGCAGAAAAATCCTCTTTTTTACAGACACGGCAAAAGTCTTGTTGAAACAGTTCGATGTGAAAAAAAATCAGAAAATTTTTGATAAGGAGAGGACATATAAGGGCATGGTCTTACACAAAAGACGGGCTGTGCCATCAGGGTCCGTTATTTTATTTTAG
- a CDS encoding cytochrome c family protein: MKIKKWRGILLVFLFSLPVGAQEQETNTYVGSASCRSCHEVQYESFLSHARKSRSFKSIERMKKGLTEDEIRGCYGCHTTAYGEPGGFTDPKQTPELKNAGCEVCHGPGKLHMDTQDPARIIRNVTIDVCQKCHTKERVGAFRYKPIIYAGSH, from the coding sequence ATGAAAATAAAGAAATGGCGCGGCATTTTGCTGGTTTTTCTTTTTTCCTTGCCTGTAGGAGCGCAGGAGCAGGAGACAAATACTTATGTTGGGTCTGCATCGTGCAGGTCCTGCCACGAAGTACAATATGAGTCCTTCCTGAGTCATGCCAGAAAAAGCCGTTCCTTTAAGAGCATAGAGAGGATGAAAAAGGGTCTTACCGAGGATGAAATCAGGGGATGCTATGGCTGCCATACTACCGCCTACGGCGAACCGGGTGGTTTTACTGATCCAAAGCAGACGCCTGAACTCAAAAACGCAGGATGCGAGGTCTGTCATGGTCCCGGCAAACTCCATATGGATACGCAGGATCCGGCTCGAATCATAAGGAACGTGACTATAGATGTTTGCCAGAAGTGCCATACCAAGGAAAGAGTGGGGGCTTTCCGTTACAAACCGATAATCTATGCCGGTTCCCATTGA
- a CDS encoding STAS domain-containing protein, with translation MSQFTVSQDAEGVFQFKGELTIHGIDYLNKLLLDISLAHAKKISICMSGVTFADTASLQLLIAFKRSLKPETEWRLLGLSPKLEKILEISGLKTALVD, from the coding sequence ATGTCGCAGTTTACTGTAAGCCAGGATGCCGAAGGTGTTTTTCAGTTTAAAGGAGAGTTGACCATACATGGCATTGACTACCTGAACAAGCTTCTTCTTGATATTTCTCTTGCTCACGCAAAGAAAATTTCCATTTGTATGTCAGGGGTAACATTTGCAGACACTGCGTCGTTGCAGCTCCTTATCGCCTTCAAGAGGTCATTGAAACCCGAGACCGAATGGAGGTTGCTGGGATTGTCTCCTAAGCTGGAAAAGATTCTGGAAATAAGCGGTCTCAAAACAGCCCTGGTAGATTAG
- a CDS encoding CheR family methyltransferase, whose translation MPQHKILPEISEKDFNLFRSLVKKEVGISIRQGRRQMLGLKLSRRLQHIGFSSYSDYYHYLLRPEVARELRHLINIITIDQTDFFRGKQQLELLHKRILPEIVWRKMEKKRIRIWSSGCSTGQEPYSLIMLVYEMANVDISWDIKMLATDVNTCSLKIAYLGKYRADQVAEIPPTYLAKYFRKERSGGEDVFCIKKNLKERLIFRRLNLLMSANLLKGPIDMIFCRNVMIYFDSATKKKVTDQFYHLLEPKGYLCLGLSESLLGIDDRFELIERAIYRKKG comes from the coding sequence ATGCCCCAGCATAAAATACTCCCGGAAATATCCGAAAAAGATTTTAATCTGTTCCGCAGCCTTGTGAAGAAGGAGGTGGGAATCTCCATCCGGCAAGGGAGGAGGCAGATGCTTGGCCTGAAGCTGTCTCGCCGGTTGCAACATATTGGCTTTTCATCTTATTCTGATTACTACCACTATCTCCTTAGACCCGAAGTGGCGAGAGAGTTGCGGCATCTGATCAACATCATTACTATTGACCAGACCGACTTTTTCAGAGGAAAGCAGCAACTTGAGCTTTTACACAAGCGCATTCTTCCAGAGATAGTTTGGCGAAAAATGGAAAAAAAACGTATCCGGATATGGTCTTCCGGGTGTTCCACCGGACAGGAGCCTTACAGTCTGATAATGCTTGTTTATGAAATGGCTAATGTGGATATATCCTGGGATATCAAGATGCTGGCCACTGATGTAAATACTTGTTCTCTGAAGATCGCTTACCTTGGGAAATATAGAGCCGATCAGGTTGCCGAAATTCCGCCGACTTATCTTGCAAAGTACTTTCGCAAGGAAAGGAGCGGCGGCGAGGATGTCTTTTGTATCAAAAAGAATTTGAAAGAAAGATTGATTTTCAGGCGACTCAATCTTTTGATGTCTGCAAACCTGCTTAAAGGGCCCATAGATATGATTTTTTGTCGCAATGTAATGATATACTTTGATTCTGCGACAAAGAAAAAAGTCACAGATCAATTCTATCACCTTCTTGAACCAAAAGGATACTTGTGTCTCGGTCTTTCCGAGTCGCTTTTAGGGATTGATGATCGCTTTGAACTAATAGAAAGAGCGATCTATCGTAAAAAAGGATAA
- a CDS encoding chemotaxis protein CheA — protein sequence MNEHEETLQVFFAETEDLLKRSEESLLRIETAPGPGPDLEELFRAIHTLKSGSAMVGFNTLSGYVHLIENLLDRIRNNQLSITRPLISFLLEDVDFIRAIVDRCAGGSEDIDAGVLNTRKAQLNRFLGIEGGSGKEETIREAVPDSAKDKSWHYYHIDLKFRKDLFNSGHDPLLLLLNLTELGECVEVAADTSELPHYKGMDFYKLYISWRVILKTTASIQEVKDVFMFVKDEHNIVIDEITDRHSEGGVELQLGEMPLGEALVESGGITKEDLKSALDKQKKLGEILVDEGKIDKEAVQKMISLQQESRSAYRKTSVRVDVKKIDHLVNLAEEIGINLSRVQSFVIREGDLSRNKIEQEIENLLKVNREFQEQVAGVRMFSLKGTFLRFQRLVRDAAYDQKKLIKVILSGIDTELDKEVIEYIADPLKHLVRNCVDHGIEPPEERVAAGKPAEGIIEFKAYQKGGKIFIQIYDDGRGLNIEKIRRRALEMGLDKAGEKLDNDRLVEIICHPGFSTASSVTELSGRGVGMDVVKTQVELVGGSIQIETKKGKGTVFTLALPLTFALTEALHVRDQDRSYLVPLWGIIGVGRFDAERIRTFGADEKVYRFRGEYLPLMSLCRIYGTIAPENDRTGMATVFLDTGKQKFGILFDEVLASYQVVVKSIESNYQSVKGVSGATIMGDGSAAIVLDLLGLEEIFFKHSLPGGAV from the coding sequence ATGAATGAACATGAAGAGACATTGCAGGTCTTTTTTGCTGAAACAGAAGACCTGCTCAAAAGATCAGAAGAGAGCCTGCTGCGCATAGAGACTGCTCCCGGACCCGGGCCCGACCTGGAAGAACTTTTTAGAGCAATTCACACTTTAAAGAGTGGTTCCGCCATGGTAGGGTTTAATACTCTTTCCGGATACGTTCACCTTATCGAAAACCTTCTGGACCGGATCAGAAATAATCAACTTTCCATAACCAGGCCGCTTATCTCCTTTCTTCTGGAGGATGTTGATTTTATCCGCGCCATAGTGGACAGGTGTGCTGGTGGTAGTGAAGATATTGATGCTGGTGTTTTAAATACTCGCAAAGCCCAGTTAAACCGTTTTTTGGGTATAGAGGGGGGTTCCGGGAAAGAGGAAACGATCAGGGAAGCAGTCCCTGATTCTGCCAAGGACAAGAGTTGGCATTATTATCATATCGATCTTAAGTTTAGAAAGGACCTTTTCAATTCCGGCCATGATCCTCTTCTTCTACTGCTAAACCTGACAGAGTTGGGAGAATGTGTGGAAGTAGCGGCGGATACTTCTGAACTTCCCCACTATAAAGGGATGGATTTTTATAAACTTTATATTTCATGGCGAGTCATTCTGAAGACTACCGCATCTATCCAGGAAGTCAAAGATGTCTTTATGTTTGTCAAAGATGAACATAATATAGTAATTGATGAGATAACCGATCGCCACAGTGAAGGAGGAGTCGAGCTCCAATTAGGAGAGATGCCTCTGGGTGAAGCCCTTGTCGAAAGCGGCGGTATTACCAAAGAAGATTTGAAAAGCGCTCTTGATAAGCAGAAGAAGCTTGGAGAGATTCTGGTAGATGAGGGGAAAATTGATAAAGAAGCTGTCCAGAAAATGATTTCTTTGCAGCAGGAAAGCCGTTCTGCCTATAGAAAGACAAGCGTGCGGGTAGATGTGAAAAAGATAGACCATCTGGTCAACCTTGCCGAGGAAATCGGAATTAATCTCTCCAGAGTGCAGAGTTTCGTTATCAGAGAAGGGGATCTTTCCAGGAATAAAATCGAACAAGAGATAGAAAACCTGCTCAAGGTGAATCGTGAATTTCAGGAGCAGGTAGCCGGCGTCCGGATGTTTTCTCTAAAAGGAACTTTCCTCCGGTTTCAGAGGCTTGTTAGAGATGCCGCCTATGATCAAAAGAAGCTGATAAAGGTTATTCTGTCAGGTATTGATACGGAACTGGATAAAGAGGTAATCGAATATATAGCAGATCCATTAAAGCATCTGGTTCGGAACTGTGTGGATCATGGTATAGAGCCACCTGAAGAGCGGGTGGCGGCAGGAAAACCCGCAGAAGGAATAATCGAGTTTAAGGCATACCAGAAGGGTGGAAAGATATTCATACAAATTTATGACGATGGTCGCGGTCTCAATATAGAAAAAATACGCCGCCGTGCTCTGGAAATGGGGCTCGATAAAGCAGGTGAAAAGCTCGACAACGACAGACTTGTGGAGATCATCTGCCACCCTGGTTTTTCTACGGCATCAAGCGTTACCGAACTCTCCGGAAGAGGGGTTGGCATGGATGTTGTCAAGACACAGGTTGAGCTGGTTGGAGGGTCAATACAAATCGAGACGAAAAAGGGAAAGGGAACCGTATTTACTCTGGCTCTTCCTCTGACCTTTGCCCTCACCGAAGCTCTGCACGTAAGGGATCAGGACAGATCTTATCTGGTGCCTCTCTGGGGGATAATAGGAGTAGGAAGGTTTGATGCAGAACGCATTCGAACCTTTGGCGCGGATGAGAAGGTCTACCGGTTCAGGGGTGAGTATCTTCCCCTTATGAGTTTATGCCGTATCTACGGGACGATTGCGCCGGAGAACGACCGCACGGGGATGGCTACGGTCTTTCTTGATACCGGAAAACAAAAGTTCGGAATCCTCTTTGACGAAGTGCTTGCTTCTTATCAGGTGGTAGTCAAGAGCATTGAATCAAACTATCAGAGCGTCAAAGGAGTGAGCGGCGCCACTATCATGGGAGATGGTTCTGCGGCCATTGTCCTCGACCTTCTTGGGCTTGAGGAAATTTTTTTCAAACATTCATTGCCGGGGGGTGCAGTATGA
- a CDS encoding response regulator — protein MEKLILVVDDSPTVRSSVSFCLSNAGYKVTEAENGKDALEKLANMKEEGQIPSLIVTDVNMPQMDGIAFIEEVKKGDFRFLPILVFTTESEESMIEKGRAAGAAGWLAKPFRPEKFLWAIKKLVWTTDE, from the coding sequence ATGGAAAAACTTATCCTGGTGGTAGATGATTCTCCTACTGTTCGATCGTCGGTTTCCTTTTGCCTTAGTAATGCCGGATATAAGGTAACAGAGGCTGAAAATGGGAAAGATGCTCTTGAAAAGCTGGCAAACATGAAGGAAGAGGGGCAAATTCCTTCCCTGATTGTCACCGACGTCAATATGCCTCAAATGGATGGTATTGCTTTCATAGAAGAGGTCAAGAAAGGCGATTTTCGCTTTCTTCCCATACTTGTTTTTACCACGGAATCGGAAGAGTCAATGATAGAAAAGGGAAGAGCTGCCGGGGCTGCCGGATGGCTGGCAAAGCCTTTCCGCCCCGAGAAATTTTTGTGGGCAATAAAGAAACTGGTGTGGACTACTGATGAATGA
- a CDS encoding TMEM165/GDT1 family protein — protein sequence MNLKLILTTFGLVFLAELGDKTQFATFCLSADNDSKISVFLGSAIALVTTSLIAVVFGAVFSRFIPYNYIKIGTGVFFIIAGIWFLMSPARNV from the coding sequence ATGAATTTAAAGCTTATTCTGACAACATTCGGCCTGGTATTTCTGGCAGAGCTGGGGGATAAAACACAGTTTGCCACATTTTGTCTTTCTGCGGACAATGATTCAAAGATTTCCGTATTTCTAGGGTCTGCGATCGCCCTTGTGACAACTTCGCTTATCGCTGTGGTATTTGGCGCGGTCTTCAGCCGGTTTATTCCGTATAATTATATCAAAATCGGAACAGGAGTTTTTTTTATTATCGCAGGTATATGGTTTTTAATGTCTCCGGCCAGGAATGTGTAG
- a CDS encoding chemotaxis protein CheW, which translates to MAKTQYVVFSINQQIFGIELLKIKETLSYRKVTPLPQVDEFVKGIINLRGAVIPVFDLREKFNLPAKEYTSFHVIIVVEIAGRIMGVIVDEILDVLEILPEEFQTTKNLPSNLRREYLKGVGKKQDEMIIILDIDRLLSPEELELVDSA; encoded by the coding sequence ATGGCAAAAACCCAATACGTTGTCTTTTCAATAAATCAGCAGATTTTCGGGATTGAACTATTAAAAATAAAAGAGACCTTAAGCTACCGGAAGGTCACCCCTCTGCCGCAAGTGGACGAGTTTGTCAAGGGGATCATCAACTTACGCGGAGCTGTCATTCCTGTTTTTGATCTACGGGAAAAGTTCAATCTTCCTGCAAAGGAATATACAAGTTTTCATGTGATTATTGTTGTTGAAATTGCTGGGCGGATTATGGGCGTCATAGTTGACGAAATTTTGGATGTGCTGGAGATCCTCCCTGAAGAGTTTCAAACAACAAAGAACCTTCCATCGAACCTCCGACGGGAGTACCTAAAGGGGGTCGGGAAAAAGCAAGACGAAATGATAATTATCCTGGACATAGATCGTCTGTTAAGTCCTGAAGAGCTCGAACTGGTAGATTCGGCTTAG
- a CDS encoding chemotaxis response regulator protein-glutamate methylesterase, producing MKPIRVLIVDDSPIVQLILRRILSGEPDIDIVGVASDPFEAKDLIIEHKPDVITLDIEMPRMDGITFLKRLMSYSPIPVIMISSYTRKNSMRTMEALEAGAVDFVTKPSQDVEKGFTSLRDEIVNKIRAARQAQVKPLFLWRKTPIKIEKVPHSIAHKLIAIGASIGGPQAINKLLCGISFQTLGIVIAQHMAAQYTLAFAQRLNSLLPFEVREARDMDSVNQGRVLIVPGGRHMRVVRDGAGYIIRLDKTSSTQHPLINVSHSVDVLFHSVAESAGPNAVGIILTGMGNDGVDGLVAMKKAGAYTIAQDEASCVVFGMPRAAIKRGIVDAVASPEDIPAILLNNVK from the coding sequence ATGAAACCGATACGCGTACTTATTGTAGATGACTCTCCTATAGTGCAGTTGATTCTTAGGCGTATTCTTTCCGGAGAACCCGATATAGACATAGTGGGAGTTGCATCCGATCCGTTTGAGGCCAAGGATTTAATCATTGAGCATAAGCCTGATGTCATTACTCTCGATATTGAAATGCCTCGTATGGACGGCATCACCTTTTTAAAGCGCCTTATGAGCTACTCCCCTATTCCGGTGATCATGATCAGCTCTTATACTCGTAAGAACAGCATGAGAACCATGGAGGCTCTTGAAGCGGGGGCTGTTGATTTTGTAACCAAACCGTCTCAGGACGTAGAAAAAGGTTTTACGTCATTACGCGACGAAATAGTCAACAAGATCCGGGCTGCAAGGCAGGCTCAGGTCAAACCCCTTTTTTTGTGGCGTAAAACGCCGATAAAGATCGAAAAAGTACCACATTCAATTGCGCACAAACTCATTGCCATCGGAGCGTCCATTGGTGGACCTCAGGCCATTAATAAGCTCCTTTGCGGTATTTCTTTTCAGACTCTGGGTATTGTGATTGCGCAACACATGGCAGCACAATACACACTGGCCTTTGCACAGAGGCTCAACAGCCTCCTCCCTTTTGAGGTGCGGGAAGCACGTGACATGGACAGCGTAAATCAGGGCAGAGTCTTAATTGTACCCGGGGGAAGACATATGCGAGTGGTCCGGGATGGAGCTGGTTATATAATCCGGCTCGACAAAACCTCGTCCACACAACATCCCTTGATAAATGTAAGCCACTCGGTAGATGTGCTATTCCACTCGGTTGCGGAAAGCGCCGGTCCAAATGCGGTTGGCATAATATTGACCGGAATGGGAAATGATGGGGTTGACGGACTGGTTGCAATGAAAAAGGCGGGGGCTTATACTATTGCCCAGGACGAGGCGAGCTGTGTTGTTTTCGGGATGCCGCGAGCAGCCATTAAGCGGGGCATTGTGGATGCAGTTGCCTCTCCGGAAGATATCCCGGCTATTCTTCTCAACAATGTCAAGTAG
- a CDS encoding methyl-accepting chemotaxis protein: protein MRNTINKFFKNMRMRTKIFVATIMVVSVFMGLSLYQSLILHKKTAINQASEFSNHMLDNVYSAIRFPMSVGDEKTVKEQMKDVKERMGGVQVYIADFHQNISYASEKERVDRNMEKYLHGNESRNALVQALATGKAPGISFSETEDKAPFLVTIKPILNESACYHCHGASRKVLGVMVIKQPVKNVFDAINHTRNRLIVYFMAALIGVVIFINFFFSRLVSRRIQLLKEKTSLVAAGDVTVEAVDNHRDSIGSLSRNFNQMVKSIRDRMEYANSLKLGIVDPFFMVDPELNMTFINENAARMAGLSPDKAIGKPCYEVFHTSACKDCPLKKAMDTGEVAKATRMTLTDKKGNEIPAMSIASILKDSSGKVLGAFEIIRDLTTEVEAEKSLQEAYLREGKAKQELEKKVDDLSKMLEQVAKGDLTMRGTLSGTEDAMDVMTKKINETFDSIVNLISQVKNHIIPVIKGVRHISEGNQNLSKRTEQQASAMEEISATLEELVSNTAGNLTNTRHADSLSKDAVKVAREGANEVEKTANAMVDMSNASQKIVEMVDLINEITFQTNLLSINAAVEAARAGEQGRGFAVVANEIRNLAKRSGAASKDIQKLVREIISKVSSTGQWVDKLKECFTEIVQTSMQVSDALGEVTLGNEESSKGIEQISQGTQELSNVNEKNAYFVEEISQETRKLSEKTQQLHNITGLFILGDKEEQKEEDLKIEKDPLPALKNRRESKALPTPLYEDLLTKPPLDDLNEDLLEKEFEGGFKEF from the coding sequence ATGAGAAATACTATCAATAAGTTTTTTAAAAATATGCGGATGCGAACCAAGATATTTGTTGCAACTATCATGGTAGTGTCTGTTTTTATGGGGCTCAGTCTCTATCAAAGCCTTATACTCCATAAAAAAACCGCTATAAACCAGGCGTCTGAGTTTTCAAATCACATGCTGGACAATGTTTACAGCGCCATCAGGTTTCCCATGTCAGTTGGGGACGAAAAGACAGTGAAAGAGCAGATGAAAGACGTAAAAGAGCGCATGGGTGGCGTTCAGGTTTACATCGCAGACTTTCACCAGAACATATCCTATGCATCGGAAAAAGAACGCGTCGACAGAAACATGGAAAAGTATCTCCATGGAAACGAGTCGCGCAATGCCTTGGTCCAAGCGCTGGCAACCGGCAAAGCTCCGGGAATATCATTTTCCGAAACAGAGGACAAAGCCCCTTTTCTGGTAACCATTAAGCCGATTCTTAATGAATCAGCCTGTTACCACTGTCATGGAGCCAGCAGAAAAGTCCTCGGCGTAATGGTTATCAAACAGCCTGTCAAAAATGTGTTTGATGCCATCAATCATACAAGAAACAGACTTATTGTCTATTTTATGGCTGCCCTCATAGGAGTTGTGATCTTCATAAATTTCTTTTTTTCCAGGCTTGTTTCGCGGCGAATTCAACTGCTGAAAGAAAAAACCAGCCTGGTGGCTGCCGGAGATGTTACGGTGGAAGCTGTTGATAACCATCGAGACTCGATCGGGAGCCTGTCCCGCAACTTCAACCAGATGGTGAAGAGCATACGCGACCGGATGGAATATGCCAACAGCCTGAAACTTGGGATCGTCGATCCGTTTTTCATGGTCGATCCGGAGCTGAACATGACTTTTATTAACGAAAACGCAGCGCGCATGGCCGGCCTGTCGCCGGATAAGGCCATAGGGAAGCCATGTTATGAAGTCTTCCATACCTCTGCCTGCAAGGATTGTCCTTTAAAGAAGGCCATGGATACCGGTGAGGTTGCGAAAGCCACACGCATGACTCTGACGGATAAGAAGGGAAATGAGATCCCGGCGATGTCCATCGCTTCCATTCTGAAGGATTCTTCAGGAAAGGTACTGGGGGCGTTTGAGATTATTCGCGATCTGACTACAGAAGTGGAGGCGGAAAAGAGCCTTCAGGAGGCATATCTCCGGGAAGGCAAAGCCAAACAGGAGCTGGAGAAAAAGGTAGATGACCTTTCCAAGATGCTCGAGCAGGTAGCCAAGGGCGATCTTACCATGCGCGGAACTCTCTCCGGAACAGAAGATGCCATGGATGTGATGACCAAAAAGATCAATGAGACGTTCGACAGTATAGTGAATTTGATCTCCCAGGTCAAGAATCACATTATTCCGGTAATCAAGGGTGTTAGGCATATCTCTGAGGGAAATCAGAACCTTTCCAAGCGGACCGAGCAGCAGGCATCAGCCATGGAGGAGATAAGCGCTACTCTGGAGGAGCTTGTCTCAAACACCGCTGGAAATTTGACAAATACCCGCCATGCGGATTCCCTTTCCAAAGATGCTGTGAAGGTGGCCCGGGAGGGGGCAAATGAGGTGGAAAAGACCGCTAATGCAATGGTTGATATGTCAAATGCGAGCCAGAAGATTGTTGAGATGGTGGATCTGATCAATGAAATCACATTCCAGACGAATCTGCTATCCATCAATGCGGCTGTTGAGGCTGCTCGTGCAGGAGAACAAGGACGCGGATTTGCGGTCGTAGCCAATGAAATACGAAATCTTGCGAAAAGGAGCGGGGCTGCATCCAAGGATATTCAAAAACTGGTCCGGGAAATTATAAGCAAGGTGAGCTCAACCGGGCAGTGGGTGGACAAACTGAAAGAATGTTTTACCGAGATCGTGCAAACATCAATGCAGGTCTCAGATGCATTGGGAGAGGTCACCCTGGGGAATGAGGAAAGCTCGAAGGGGATCGAACAGATCAGCCAGGGGACCCAGGAGCTGAGCAATGTGAACGAAAAGAACGCCTATTTTGTGGAAGAGATTTCGCAGGAGACCCGAAAGCTTTCGGAAAAAACACAGCAGCTTCATAATATAACCGGGCTATTTATCCTTGGAGACAAGGAGGAGCAAAAGGAGGAGGATCTGAAAATTGAAAAGGACCCGCTGCCGGCTCTCAAAAATCGCCGGGAGTCTAAAGCTCTTCCCACCCCGCTGTATGAGGATCTGCTGACCAAACCACCTTTAGATGACCTGAATGAAGATTTGTTGGAAAAAGAGTTTGAAGGAGGATTTAAGGAATTCTGA